In the Acidimicrobiia bacterium genome, AACTGGCAGAGGTGCGGCGGGATGGAACGCTCGGTTATCTGCGCCCGGACGGCAAGACGCAAGTCAGCGTCGAATACCTCGCGAACCGGCCGATCCGGGTTTCCCGGGTGCTGATCTCGACTCAGCACGCCCCCGACGTTTCGATCGAAACGATGGAATCCGACCTGGCGAAGTACGTCGTTGGCGCCGTTATCCCTGCCGACCTCGTCGACGACTCCACAGATCTGGTGGTGAATCCTTCTGGAAGGTTTGAGCTGGGCGGCCCTGCGGCCGACACAGGAGTGACCGGACGGAAGATCGTCGTCGACACCTACGGCGGATCTGCCAGACACGGAGGAGGAGCCTTCAGCGGGAAGGACCCCACCAAAGTCGATAGATCCGCTTCGTACGCCACCCGCTACGCAGCCAAAAACATCGTGGCCGCCGGGCTGGCAGAAAGGGTCGAACTACAGATCGCATATGCGATCGGCACCGCACAGCCCTTCTCGATTCTGGTTGATACCTTCGGCACCGGCCGGGTTCCGAACCACGAACTCGAACGGATCGTGGCAGCGACATTCGACTTCCGGCCCGCCGCGATCATCGACCACCTGGGGCTTCGCAAGCCGATCTACGAGCCAACGGCCACGTACGGGCACTTCGGTCGACCCCAGTTCAGCTGGGAGCACACGGACGCGGTGGCCGCCCTTCAAGCTGCGGCGGGATGATCGCCCGGGTCGTCCCGGACATTCCGAGTTTCGCAGTTGATGGTGGATTTCGTTACGCGATTCCTCCCGATCTCACCGTCGAACTCGGGACCATGGTTCGCATCTCGTTGGGTGGTCGGAAGGTGCGCGGCTTCGTCGTGGGTTTCGAACGCGGCCCGGAGGAGGGCCTCAAACCGATTCGCGCCCGATCGGGAGATCGTCCGGTCTTCAATGATCGGTTGTTGCAGACCCTCCGCTGGGCATCAAATCACTATGTAGCCCCGCTCTCAACGTTGCTGCGCA is a window encoding:
- the metK gene encoding methionine adenosyltransferase, with the translated sequence MRPSYFTSESVTEGHPDKVADRIADAVLDAVLEHDPVGRVACEVLVTGGLVVVAGEITSVYAPDLEGIVRRVITDVGYTDDRLGFSAETCRVQIEVQQQSADIAGGVDHATEERGGSHDLYDQLGAGDQGIMFGFAADETPELMPMPIQLAHRLAEQLAEVRRDGTLGYLRPDGKTQVSVEYLANRPIRVSRVLISTQHAPDVSIETMESDLAKYVVGAVIPADLVDDSTDLVVNPSGRFELGGPAADTGVTGRKIVVDTYGGSARHGGGAFSGKDPTKVDRSASYATRYAAKNIVAAGLAERVELQIAYAIGTAQPFSILVDTFGTGRVPNHELERIVAATFDFRPAAIIDHLGLRKPIYEPTATYGHFGRPQFSWEHTDAVAALQAAAG